A genomic segment from Glycine max cultivar Williams 82 chromosome 1, Glycine_max_v4.0, whole genome shotgun sequence encodes:
- the LOC100781089 gene encoding rhamnogalacturonate lyase produces MKVERVSIFQWWVRVAVQLSLILLGAFSDRVSSIRSVSTSPPVKLNTENPHQVVISNGIVSLNLSKPEGHIIGIYNGINNLLEPKNKEDDRGYLDVVWNEPGKPGIFERIDGTHFSVIAANENIVEISFLRTWTASMKGSSVPMNIDKRYILRRGDYGFYSYAIFNRPSGLPAVEVYQIRIVFKLDEARFHYMAISDTRQRNMPSMRDRLSGQSLAYPEAVLLTHASEPQFKGEVDDKYQYSSENKDNTVHGWITQDDSAPVGFWLITPSNEFRHAGPIKQDLTSHVGPTTLSMFVSTHYAGKEVAMVFGEGETYKKVFGPVFVYLNSVPNKSQFRSLWSDAVEQLSNEVRRWPYDFVGSKDFLPPNQRGTVTGRLLVLDGGKRAQPANNAYVGLALPGDAGSWQRESKGYQFWIQADKDGHFLIQNIVPGDYNLYAWVPGFIGDYRYQTKITIKPGCNINLNSLVYNPPRNGPTLWEIGIPDRSAAEFYIPDPNPKFTNRLFQNDSQDKFRQYGLWERYTELYPNHDLVYTVGVSDYHNDWFYAQVTRSTPEKTFVPTTWQIQFQLKNIIMPGNYTLQVGLASANNARLEVRFNDQNAKLPHFSTGLTGDDNAIARHGIHGLYRLYTIAVGSNHLVKGKNTIYLTQSKGIGPFMGLMYDYVRLESPPIKST; encoded by the exons ATGAAGGTGGAAAGGGTTTCAATATTCCAGTGGTGGGTTAGAGTAGCTGTGCAGCTCAGCTTAATCTTGCTTGGTGCCTTTTCTGATAGAGTCTCATCAATTAG AAGCGTTTCGACGTCTCCTCCAGTAAAGCTGAATACCGAAAATCCTCACCAG GTGGTGATTAGCAACGGCATCGTTTCCCTCAATTTGTCAAAGCCCGAGGGCCATATCATTGGAATATATAATGGAATTAACAATTTACTTGagccaaaaaataaagaagacgATAGAGG GTACTTGGACGTCGTTTGGAACGAACCAGGAAAACCTGGCATATTTGAGAG AATCGATGGGACACATTTCTCAGTCATTGCAGCAAACGAGAATAtagttgaaatttcatttttaagaaCATGGACAGCTTCCATGAAAGGCTCAAGTGTCCCTATGAACATAGACAAAAG GTATATATTGCGAAGAGGTGATTATGGGTTTTATTCATACGCAATATTTAATCGACCTTCAGGATTACCTGCGGTGGAGGTTTATCAAATTAGGATTGTTTTCAAACTCGACGAAGCCAG GTTCCACTACATGGCCATATCTGATACTAGGCAAAGGAACATGCCATCTATGAGAGATAGATTATCGGGTCAAAGCCTGGCGTATCCTGAAGCTGTTCTTTTAACCCATGCATCTGAGCCACAATTTAAGGGAGAG GTGGATGACAAATACCAATACTCGAGTGAGAACAAAGATAACACTGTTCATGGCTGGATTACCCAGGATGATTCAGCACCCGTGGGCTTCTGGTTGATAACACCCAGTAATGAGTTCCGCCATGCTGGGCCCATTAAGCAAGACCTTACCTCTCATGTTGGCCCAACTACTCTTTCC ATGTTTGTGAGCACTCATTATGCTGGCAAGGAGGTAGCCATGGTATTTGGTGAAGGGGAGACATATAAAAAGGTTTTTGGCCCAGTTTTTGTCTACCTTAACTCTGTTCCCAACAAATCTCAGTTTCGGTCTCTCTGGTCAGATGCTGTAGAACAG TTATCGAATGAAGTAAGAAGATGGCCTTATGATTTCGTTGGATCAAAAGATTTCCTTCCACCCAATCAACGAGGAACAGTGACAGGACGACTACTAGTCCTAGATGG GGGAAAGAGAGCTCAACCTGCTAACAATGCTTATGTTGGTCTAGCTTTGCCAGGAGATGCAGGATCATGGCAGAGAGAAAGCAAG GGTTatcaattctggattcaagctgACAAAGATGGACACTTCTTGATTCAAAATATTGTTCCTGGGGATTACAACTTGTATGCATGGGTTCCGGGTTTTATTGGAGATTATAGATATCAAACTAAAATTACCATCAAACCAG GATGCAACATCAACTTGAATTCACTGGTTTATAACCCTCCAAGAAATGGTCCTACTCTATGGGAAATTGGGATCCCAGATCGCTCAGCTGCAGAATTCTATATACCAGACCCTAACCCCAAGTTCACGAACAGATTATTCCAGAACGATAGCCAAGACAA GTTTAGGCAATACGGCTTGTGGGAACGTTACACTGAACTATATCCAAACCATGATCTCGTTTACACTGTTGGTGTATCTGACTATCACAATGACTGGTTTTATGCTCAAGTTACCag GAGCACACCAGAAAAGACATTCGTGCCAACGACATGGCAAATTCAATTCCAacttaaaaatatcataatgcCAGGAAATTACACATTACAAGTGGGGTTGGCATCCGCCAATAATGCTAGACTGGAG GTTAGGTTCAATGACCAGAATGCTAAGCTTCCCCACTTCTCAACAGGGCTAACAGGCGATGACAATGCCATAGCAAGACATGGAATTCATGGATTGTATAGGTTGTATACTATAGCTGTAGGCAGCAATCATTTGGTGAAAGGAAAAAACACCATCTATTTGACACAGTCAAAAGGCATAGGTCCTTTCATGGGACTTATGTATGATTATGTCCGCTTAGAAAGTCCACCAATTAAAAGTACTTGA
- the LOC100809071 gene encoding putative cinnamyl alcohol dehydrogenase: MASSQPEMEHPKKVFGWAARDSSGLLSPFNFSRRETGEKDLVFKVQYCGICHSDLHMLKNEWGNTTYPLVPGHEIAGVVTEVGSKVQKFKVGDRVGVGCMIGSCRSCESCDENLENYCPKMILTYGVKYFDGTITHGGYSDLMVADEHFVVRIPDNLPLDAAAPLLCAGITVYSPLRYYGLDKPGLNLGVVGLGGLGHMAVKFAKALGANVTVISTSPNKKKEAIENIGADSFVVSREQDQMQAVMGTMDGIIDTVSAVHPLVPLIGLLKPHGKLVMVGAPEKPLELPVFSLLMGRKMVGGSSIGGMKETQEMIDFAAKHGVKPDIEVIPIDYVNTAIERLAKADVKYRFVIDIGNTLKPSS; this comes from the exons ATGGCGTCGTCACAACCAGAGATGGAGCATCCAAAGAAGGTTTTTGGTTGGGCTGCTCGGGACTCATCTGGGCTTCTCTCCCCATTCAACTTCTCCAGAAG AGAAACGGGGGAGAAAGATTTGGTATTCAAAGTGCAATACTGTGGAATATGCCACTCAGATCTACATATGTTAAAGAACGAGTGGGGCAACACAACCTATCCTCTGGTTCCTGG GCACGAGATTGCTGGTGTGGTAACAGAAGTTGGAAGCAAGGTGCAAAAGTTCAAAGTTGGAGACCGGGTAGGTGTGGGGTGCATGATTGGATCCTGTCGTTCATGTGAAAGCTGTGATGAAAATCTTGAGAATTACTGCCCCAAAATGATTCTCACATACGGTGTCAAGTATTTTGATGGCACCATAACACATGGAGGCTACTCTGACTTGATGGTTGCGGATGAACACTTTGTGGTTAGAATTCCGGATAACCTACCACTTGATGCTGCTGCTCCTCTCCTCTGTGCTGGGATCACTGTGTATAGCCCTTTGAGATACTATGGACTTGACAAGCCTGGTCTGAATCTTGGTGTGGTTGGTCTTGGTGGACTTGGTCACATGGCTGTCAAGTTTGCCAAAGCTCTTGGAGCTAATGTCACAGTGATTAGCACATCTCctaacaaaaagaaggaagccATTGAGAACATAGGAGCTGACTCATTTGTGGTTAGCCGTGAACAAGATCAGATGCAG GCTGTAATGGGAACCATGGATGGTATCATTGACACAGTTTCTGCTGTCCATCCTCTTGTGCCTTTGATTGGCCTGTTGAAGCCTCATGGTAAACTAGTCATGGTTGGTGCACCAGAGAAGCCTTTGGAGTTGCCAGTATTTTCTTTACTTATGG GGAGGAAAATGGTTGGTGGCAGTAGCATCGGAGGGATGAAAGAGACGCAAGAAATGATTGATTTTGCTGCTAAGCATGGAGTGAAGCCTGATATTGAGGTTATTCCCATAGATTATGTGAACACTGCAATAGAGCGCCTCGCCAAAGCAGATGTGAAATATCGATTTGTAATTGACATTGGAAACACGTTGAAGCCAAGCTCTTga
- the LOC102668035 gene encoding uncharacterized protein, which translates to MAQKSSAISLPTTLLILDSKNWSRWCIQMRVILGYQEVLEIVEEGFPALGEAPTVAERTTFKENKKRDCKAMYILHQCVDEAHFEKIAEASSAHAAWEILETANEGVAKVKKVKLQTMRRQYELMAMEDSETIAAFFNRVLVLTNAMKAYGEELKTLPIVEKILCCLAPRFDHVVVAMEESGKVESMTIVALQGSLEAHEQRLLERTTGQASDQALQAQSSRKNNFHRKGNNRGKVKGKEYKSSSGKGSGNHEPSKSDQEPAESSGHRNGGNQRYRCKKKVIDRKKLRCYNCNKIGHFSSECNAPAQGNHHDGHGGDEANLLKDDGDLDEDPSVMMMMTTNSDSSSSRTWYLDSGCSNHMTGHRNWLVNFDDSKRSAI; encoded by the coding sequence ATGGCCCAGAAAAGCTCAGCCATCTCTCTCCCCACAACCCTCCTCATCCTCGACAGCAAGAACTGGAGCCGATGGTGCATCCAGATGCGCGTGATTCTTGGGTATCAGGAGGTTCTGGAGATTGTGGAGGAGGGATTCCCAGCGCTCGGCGAAGCACCCACCGTTGCAGAACGCACCACCTTCAAGGAGAACAAGAAGCGGGACTGCAAGGCGATGTACATCCTTCATCAATGCGTAGATGAAGCCCATTTTGAGAAGATCGCTGAGGCATCCAGTGCTCATGCAGCTTGGGAAATCCTGGAAACGGCGAATGAGGGAGTGGCGAAGGTTAAGAAGGTGAAATTGCAGACAATGCGACGGCAATATGAGCTGATGGCGATGGAGGACTCCGAGACCATTGCAGCGTTCTTCAATCGCGTGCTTGTCCTCACGAATGCGATGAAGGCATACGGTGAGGAATTGAAGACCTTGCCGATTGTTGAGAAGATCTTGTGCTGTTTGGCTCCAAGATTTGACCATGTGGTTGTTGCCATGGAAGAATCCGGGAAGGTGGAGTCCATGACGATTGTTGCGCTTCAAGGTTCTCTCGAAGCTCACGAACAACGCCTACTAGAGCGTACCACAGGTCAAGCTTCGGATCAAGCCTTACAAGCCCAGTCTTCACGAAAGAACAATTTTCACCGCAAAGGCAACAATAGGGGCAAAGTGAAAGGCAAAGAATACAAGAGTTCATCAGGAAAGGGTTCTGGGAATCATGAACCCTCAAAATCTGATCAAGAGCCAGCTGAATCATCAGGGCATAGAAATGGGGGAAATCAAAGGTATCGGTGCAAGAAGAAAGTTATTGATCGCAAGAAGCTAAGGTGTTACAATTGTAACAAGATTGGTCATTTCTCCTCTGAGTGTAATGCCCCTGCCCAAGGAAATCATCATGATGGACATGGTGGTGATGAAGCCAATTTGCTCAAAGATGATGGCGATCTTGATGAAGATCCTtctgtgatgatgatgatgaccacCAATTCAGATTCTAGCAGTTCAAGAACATGGTATTTGGATTCTGGTTGCTCGAATCACATGACAGGGCATAGGAATTGGCTGGTAAATTTTGATGATTCAAAAAGAAGTGCCATTTGA